Proteins from one Saprospiraceae bacterium genomic window:
- a CDS encoding helix-turn-helix transcriptional regulator: MFANLRLYEGLFRIANNKITNQHTIMALTKIKQSRLLLLKYLFQIAQHRGITQKDIEAATGIDQANLSKMLNGKYCPSVDVFLKIAEFVGVDISLQIKDLD, translated from the coding sequence ATGTTTGCTAACTTGCGGCTTTACGAAGGTTTGTTTCGTATAGCCAACAATAAAATTACTAATCAACACACTATCATGGCACTGACCAAAATAAAACAATCCCGGCTCCTGCTTTTGAAATACCTCTTTCAAATAGCCCAACATAGGGGCATAACTCAAAAGGATATTGAAGCTGCAACCGGGATAGATCAGGCTAATTTAAGCAAAATGCTCAACGGGAAATATTGCCCCTCGGTGGATGTATTTTTGAAAATAGCTGAATTTGTCGGGGTAGATATTTCGCTCCAAATTAAAGACCTTGATTAA
- a CDS encoding site-specific DNA-methyltransferase encodes MITLLKGDCLIESDKIESGSVDLILTDLPYGTVKDIKNVNHGMSGKCEWDEVIDTNEIYKIANRILRKNGKMVLFAQQPFTNELINKALPNLPFNYSMIWEKDHFANALTAKKAPLNYYEDVLIFSKGSHGTYGEDDSYRKYLNIERKKANLTLDEMCGVCGLNTKGHGGSAYHWCSSLQPSMIPEKHYLKLREVTGFFNREYKELKEIHFNCFKRFRSTFNLWEGKKYKSNILKYKKDYEGHHPTQKPILLLEDLIKTFSNENDLVVDLTMGSGSTLVACKNTNRNGIGIEMNEHYHNIAKKRVEEKKEEKANEQQTLFKALN; translated from the coding sequence ATGATAACATTATTAAAAGGCGATTGCCTAATTGAAAGCGATAAAATAGAAAGTGGAAGTGTTGACTTAATATTAACAGATTTACCTTATGGAACTGTGAAGGATATTAAAAACGTAAATCACGGAATGAGTGGCAAGTGTGAATGGGATGAAGTGATTGATACAAACGAAATATATAAAATAGCAAACAGAATATTAAGAAAGAACGGTAAAATGGTTTTATTTGCTCAACAACCATTTACAAATGAATTGATAAATAAAGCATTACCAAATTTACCGTTTAATTATTCTATGATTTGGGAGAAAGACCACTTTGCAAATGCGTTGACTGCTAAAAAAGCACCTTTAAATTATTATGAAGATGTTTTAATATTTAGTAAAGGCTCTCACGGAACTTATGGTGAAGATGATAGTTATAGAAAGTATTTGAATATAGAGCGTAAAAAAGCAAACTTAACATTGGATGAAATGTGTGGTGTTTGTGGTTTAAACACGAAAGGACACGGTGGTTCAGCATACCATTGGTGTAGTTCTTTGCAACCATCAATGATACCTGAAAAACATTATTTAAAATTAAGAGAAGTAACAGGGTTTTTTAATAGAGAGTATAAAGAACTTAAAGAAATACATTTTAATTGTTTTAAAAGATTTAGAAGTACCTTTAATTTATGGGAAGGCAAAAAATACAAAAGTAACATTCTTAAATACAAAAAAGATTATGAAGGACACCATCCAACGCAAAAACCTATTTTATTATTAGAAGATTTAATAAAGACTTTTAGTAATGAAAATGATTTAGTTGTAGATTTAACTATGGGTTCTGGAAGCACTTTAGTTGCGTGTAAAAACACCAACAGAAACGGAATAGGAATTGAAATGAATGAGCATTACCATAATATTGCTAAAAAAAGGGTGGAAGAAAAAAAAGAAGAAAAAGCAAATGAGCAACAAACCTTATTTAAAGCACTTAATTAG
- a CDS encoding site-specific DNA-methyltransferase, with the protein MNIESTELQNSTETAIGYIPCYAQPFFNLMNKDCFLAIKEIPENSVDLIITDPPYGINFTKGYKSGSTELVHGDDGFSVMVFVDELMREFKRILKPNAAIYIFTRFDVMPYWWLKIKNHFDAKNQIIWFKGGGGMGDLKGNFSFNYESIMFATNGKHQIRGKRDGSVWQIGKCKQEYHETQKPVELIEKILLHSSDEGMVVFDPFMGSGTTGIACKNMNRSFIGIEMIETNFLIAKNRIESHTVKSELF; encoded by the coding sequence ATGAATATAGAAAGCACAGAACTTCAAAACAGCACGGAAACCGCTATTGGTTATATACCGTGTTATGCACAGCCTTTTTTTAATCTCATGAATAAGGACTGTTTTTTAGCAATTAAAGAAATACCCGAAAACTCGGTTGATTTAATAATTACAGACCCACCATACGGAATAAATTTTACAAAGGGTTATAAAAGTGGCTCGACTGAATTGGTACACGGAGATGATGGATTTTCAGTAATGGTTTTCGTAGATGAATTAATGAGAGAATTTAAGCGAATATTAAAACCAAATGCAGCGATTTATATTTTTACCCGATTTGATGTAATGCCTTATTGGTGGCTAAAAATAAAAAATCACTTTGATGCTAAAAATCAAATTATTTGGTTTAAAGGAGGTGGAGGTATGGGGGACTTAAAAGGCAATTTCTCTTTTAACTACGAAAGTATAATGTTTGCAACCAACGGGAAGCACCAAATAAGAGGAAAGAGAGATGGTAGTGTGTGGCAAATTGGTAAATGCAAACAAGAATACCACGAAACACAAAAGCCTGTTGAATTAATTGAAAAAATACTTTTGCATAGTAGCGATGAAGGCATGGTTGTTTTTGACCCTTTTATGGGAAGCGGAACGACTGGAATAGCTTGTAAGAATATGAACCGTTCATTTATCGGAATTGAAATGATTGAAACAAATTTCTTAATTGCTAAAAATCGGATTGAATCGCACACCGTTAAATCGGAGCTGTTTTAA